ATTATTCCATACCCATTGCAATTCGACCTTCAGGGCTGATCATTTCTGGATTCCAGCGGGGTTCCCAGACGACATCCACAACAGCCTCATTAACGCCATCCAGAGCCTCTACTGCAGCTTTCACATTTTGGGAAATGACAGTATGCATGGGGCAGGCCGTGGCAGTAAGGGTCATGGTAATATTAACCTTACCATTCTCGATACTGGTGTCATAGATCAATCCGAGATCAACCAGATTAACGGGAATCTCTGGATCATAGACCTTGCGCAAGGCTTCCAATATGGTGTTTTTGTTAACCACTAAATAATGATTCAGTTTACCAATTCGTGTATTTTATCAGCAACATCTCTGAACATCTGTGCTGCCTCTGATTCTGGAAGATGGATGACAAGCGGCTCTCCATTTTCCCCTGCTCTCATAATCTCTTCGTTCAAAGGAATTTTAGCCAGAAGCGGGACATTCAATCGATTGCTCTCTTTGTCCCCACCTCCTGTTGAAAATATTTGTGATACATGGCCACAATTTGTACACACATGATATGACATATTTTCAATAATACCGAGGACTGGTGTATTGACTTTTTCAAACATGTTTGCTCCACGCTCAACATCCTTCAATGCCAGATCCTGAGGTGTTGTGACTATCACAGCGCCAGTAAGTGCAACTCGTTGGACAAGTGTAAGTTGAACATCACCTGTTCCAGGAGGCAAGTCCAGGATGAGATAGTCTAGATTCCCCCAGTTTACATCAAAGAGAAATTGGGTGACCATCTTACTGACCATGGCGCCGCGCCAGATTACGGGTGAACTATCTGTAAGTAAAAAACCCAGGGACATGAGCGACATATCATACTTCCTAATCGGCTCAAGTTTGTTCCCCTCAAGTACTTTTGGAACTTCATGCACACCCATGGTAATGGGTAAGCTTGGTCCAAATACATCTAGATCAAGTATACCAACACTGTGTCCTTGCTTGCGGAGTGCTGCAGCAAGATTAGCTGCAACAGTAGACTTTCCAACACCGCCTTTACCACTGGCTACGGCGATGGTGTATTTTACACCCGGTATTGATGGTGGAGCTTCAGGCGCTTCTGTACCAGGCGCAGGTTGAGTACTGGCCTGTACAATTTCGATACTGACTTTTTCATAGCCAGCCCCACGTAAAACCTTTTCGATATTTGAGAGGATTTCCTGGCGCACGTCTTCTTTTTCAGAAGAAAATTTGACACCAAGTTCCACACTATTTTCACTCTCTTTAACATTCTGGATAAGCCCAAAGGCAACGACATCTTTATTAAAACCAGGGTACTTAACCTGCTGTAAAAGGGATTTAAGTTTATCTTCACTCATAGTATTTATATTCCTGTAACTTTCATAGCCCGCTAATATAGTTTTCATTTTAGCAGATGCAGGAAAAATGATACATCTGAACAGGAAAAGTGAGTTTTGGTGGCATTAAATTGGTTGGAGATAATTCAAGCGATTATCTTCGATCTCGAATCCTGGTCTTAACAAAAAAGGTCCCCCGGATGGGAGACCTTTTCATTTTAATAACGTGCCACTAAACGAAGGCTAGGACAATCAGCCAGTCAGTTTTGCGTAACGGGCCATAAGGACTTCATCTGATTCCACAACGCCCATTGGGATACAGTCGACGGGACAAACTTCAACACATTGTGATTCGTCAAAATGACCTTTGCACTCTGTACAGAGTTCGGGATCTATCTCGTAGAACTCATCGCCCTCAGAAATGGCGTCATTTGGACATTCTGGCTCGCAAGCACCGCAGTTAATACATTCATCAGTAATAGTAAGAGACATGAAACCTCCTGTGATTTTCTATCTCAATTTATAGAGCTACCCCTCAAATTATTGCGAAGCAGCGATTAAGTTTTTATCCCTGTGTAAATTCAAACACAGCATCTGAATAAAAGCTCGTACATCAAGTCAATGAACGTGCAAATATGATAGACACCCGAGCGATTCCCAAACACTATTTGAGGCTTCACAGGCTTTATTAATATTTTTTGAATATTCATCCAAATTTTGCCTTGAAAGATTATATTGTTTCTCGAAGTCGTTGTTATCTTTGTCAAATAGCTGAAATTCGCAACTCAACAATAGAGGGATGTAAATGAAAATTGCCTATCTGGATGGAATCCGATTGTATCGTGTATTGTATGCTGGAATTCAAAGTCTATTGGATGAGGAGGATTATCTGAACAAAATAAATGTCTTCCCTGTTCCCGATGGAGATACGGGAACCAATATGGCATTCACCCTCATGGGGATCATTGAACATATTCAACCCCACAGCAGGTTGGATTTAAATGAGTTAAGCGATATTGTAGCTGAAGCAGCTTTGGATAATGCCCGGGGGAATTCAGGAGTCATCATGGCTCAGTTTTTTCAGGGTCTCAGTGTGGGTTTAAAACCCTATGCAGAAGTCAATACCAGCCAATTTGCCGAGGCGACCAAAATAGCAGTGGACGAATCATATACTGCCCTGATGAATCCCGTCGAAGGGACAATATTATCTGTGCTCCGAGGCTGGAGCGATAGCTTTATTGAGGCTTCAAAAACGAGTCCTGACTTTCAAAAGGTGTGGAAGATTTCCCTTGAAGCAGCTCAGAAGGCTCTGGAATACACACCTGAACAACTCCAGGTACTTAAGGATGCCGGTGTCGTCGATGCAGCCGGACGAGGATTCCTCAGTATTCTGGAAGGTGTCATGAATTTCATGGACACTGGGGACATTCGTAAACTACCAAACATTGATACCGGTTTTTCTAACGCTGCCCTTGGGTTGAATGAGATTGATGCTGATAGTCTCTCCTTCCCCTTCTGCACGGAGTGTATCATTGTAGGGGAAGACATACCCCGCGATAAACTCAGTCAAACCATGAAACCACTGGGCGATAGTATTGTTATCGCAGGATCCAAGCATCGTGCAAAAGTGCATATTCATACCGATGATCCCAGAAATCTCTTTGACACCCTGGCAAAATATGGAGAGATCCAGCAGCAAAAAGTTGATGACATGCGAGAGCAGAATAAGAGCGTTCGTTCTCAACAAAAGATTGCCCTGGTGGTTGATTCCACCTGTGATCTCCCCCCAGACATCCTGGAAAAACATCACATACATGTTGTTCCGGTCAGATTAAATTTTGGAAAAGAACAGTATATTGATCGAGTGACCATCACCAATGATGAGTTTTATGCCAAGCTTACTGATTCAAAGCATCATCCCCAAACTTCACAACCACCACCGGCTGATTTCAGACGGATGTACCAATTCCTATCCTCGCACTATGAATCTGTTATTTCACTGCACCTCCCCCAGGTTTTGAGTGGTACTTTTCAAAATGCTTCGGCAGCGCTGGAGAAAGTGAAGTTCAAGCAACACCAAACCATTATTGATTCACTCTCTGTTTCAGCCGGGACGGGTGTGATTGCACTAGAACTTGCAGAGGCCATTGAGCAGGAATTGAGTTTTCCAGAATTGACGCAGCTTGCTGATGATACCATTGAAAAAACCAATATATTTATTGCCTTAAAAACTCTGGATGCCGTCCAAAAAGGTGGACGTCTAAGTGTGGGCAAGAAGCGACTGATAGATTTGCTGGGATTAAATCTTGTGCTAAGCATCACCAGGGATGGTTTCCTTAAACCATGTGGTGTCACCTTTGGTCGAAAAAACATATTTAAAAAGTTTGAAAAATTCGTGTTAAAAAAGGCCAGGGGTAAATCCATCAAACGAATTGGTATTGTCCATGGCGTGAACCCGGATACTGCTGAGGCATTGAAGGTTGTGTTTGAATCTACCTATCCTGAAGCCCAAGTATTTGTATCTGATTTTTGCCCGGCTCTGGGTGTTCATGCTGGTGTGGGTGCAATTGGTATTGCTCTCCAATACCATTAGGTCATGATCCATTTTGGGGGATATTCAAACCGGAAATTTACTTATATTCTGAGACAACCAAATAAAGGGGCGAAAAATGATTGAACTACTTATTCTCATATTGATTGCATATTTGCTGGGATCAACACCTACAAGTATAATTGTTTCCAAGCTGAAGTATAAAACCGATATCCGTGAGCATGGCTCAGGCAATGCAGGGGCGACCAATATTTTTCGCACCTTTGGCTGGAAACCAGCATTATTTGTGACAATCATTGATGTATTTAAAGGGTGGTTACCTGCCTATACAGCGGGTCATCTTCATTCTGAATCCATCCTGTTTGCCAACAATCCTGATGCCCTGATGATCATCGCCGGGTTTGCTGCAGTCCTGGGACATACCTACACAGTATTTGCCGGGTTTAAAGGTGGTAAGGGAGTGGGTACACTGGCTGGAATGTTGATCGCACTCTTCCCCATCGCTTTGCCCATATGCCTCCTGGTTTTCATTATTACCCTCATATCTACAGGCATGGTTTCTCTGGGTAGCATGTTGGCTGCCAGTGCGCTTCCCATTACACTCTTTATCATTGAGGGTATCAACCCTGAGGCACCGATATCTTTGACTCTGAGGATCTTTTCCCTCCTGATTCCCTTCTTCATAATTTTCACACACCGCAGCAATATCAAGCGAATCATGGATGGCAGTGAGAATCGATTTGAGAAAGCCATGATTTTTAAGAAGAAGACTGAGGAGTAGTTGATTAGGGTCTAAGGCAGTATCTTTCGTTTTACAATAGTATCCAATTAATTGTGAGTTAGCCTCATTATGAAGCCATACTTTAATACGCTACTCTCAACAATTATGTTATTAATTCTGGCACTAATTTCTTGTGAAGAAGCCCCACAACCTGAAGCACCGCCATTCCCTGATCTCAATTTAACGGCGAGAGATAGCATTGAAGCCACTGTTATCGCATACTACCTGGCACAGACAATTGAAGCGCCTGACACTCTGTTACAGAGTCAGTTGTACCACCTCAATAAATTGCGTCAAGTATATCGTGACACTTTTCCTTTTGTTGACTCGATTCGTTTCCTTCCACCTTGGGCTGTTGGGTCGTTATCACTAGGATTCGATAGCACCAGGATCGAAATGTTGATCCAAGGTCTATACACAGATTATTCAAGCATTCCAGAACGTTACCGACCAGATTCAATCGTCGTGACATCTAAAAATCTAGGGTTTGCTCGTGCGTACACTAATTATCAATTTCATCCTGTGTTGTTAGCTGAGTACTATCAACAGTTACCTGGACTTATTTGGGCAGTGGCTAATCGTTATGGACATTATGATTATGTCAACTATCCATTATTAACATTCGCTCAAGCTGATACGTTAGAATATATTTTTCATCTGAGTGGGGATATATATGGGTTCGGAGAACCCCCTCACTTTCATCATTTTGTGTATGCTGAATCTCAATTTGCCTACAATGGAGAGATTAGTTTTGAGAATTATACACAACTCGCGTTTGATTTTATGGATTGGGGATCACCGTAGGTGGATACAAGGGATACGGTTGATAAACAAAGCATCTGGACATCAAATTTGAGAATAATAGATGAATTTATTGATCACTATTATTGCCATAATATTTAAAAAGCAGAAAGCTCTGGATTTTGTTACTATCGAAAGTTACTGGTTAGTAGCAGGATTCTCATTTCAACTTTGCTTCCCTTTATTGGCCCATTGTTTTAGCCCGGACACTTTGTATTCTGAGCCTCTTCTGGACGGGCACATAGTACACTATTATGAGTTGGGAGAATTGATACCCTCGACCTATTCCTCAGAAATGTCTGTTGGTGACGGATTGGACTGGGATTTTTATCCAATATCTACCAGGGCATATTTAAGCTTCTCGATTGATTCATTGGATTATACCAGTGAGTCCATCGTTAGCGCAATATTAAGAGTGTATCAATTACACTCTACAGGTGATAACAGCTCTGATGTTTTTCCTAGTTTTAGTGGTCATAACTATCCATGCCTGATTGACCATATCACCTATGGGGACACACTTGACACTGTAGATTGGACAGCAGGTGATAATGGGGATGCTCAAACGCTTCAATCAGGTTTTGGTACTATATCTGATAGCCCGGAGAACGGGTATAAAGAGATAAATATACTTGAAAACATTACCAACGATATCAATTCAGGCAGAAGTAAAAGTCAATATCGACTAAGATTTCGAGTCGAGCATGATGATGATATGTACAACGATTGGTTATGTTTTTCTGCAAGCACTTATCCACCTGCCTACTTCACGCCAGCAATCATAATTGAATACGATGCCACGAACAGTATCTCTTTTAATGACTCTAATAGCAGTTCAGTGCTTGAACAATTTATTGTTTATCCAAACCCGACTAACTCCATGATGAATATCAGCTTTTGGACATCGGATCAGCAAGCTGTGAAGCTCGACATCTATGATTTAAAAGGACATGCTCTGCACTCAGAAACACTGCTATCTGGTAGAAGCGGGGGTTCTGCAAAAAATATATCGATTGCAAGGGATCTATCCCTTATAAGTGGTTTGTACTTCATCAGTCTTCGGTCTGGAAACGATGTAATAGTTCAGAAAGTGTCAATTATAAAATAGGGGTATGTTTCAAACATATTAAATATGCCTTGTCAGGTAGCATTATTCGGCAGGATAATTCACAATTCACAATTCACAATTAAATGTCCTACTTCCCCCAGAAAGCATTCATCTTCTTCTTTACGCCTTCAATCTTTTTAATATCTGCTTTGGCCTGTTTAACAAATTCCCCACCTGGTTCGATGCGAATTGCTTCGTAATGATCTTCAAGCGCAGCATCATAATCCGTCCGATTATTTTTATATCTGGCCTGCCCCATCAAAAAATAAGGTAAACCTGAGCTCTTATCATAGTTGGCGGCTTTGCTATAGTCACTGATGGCATCCCACAATCCTTTGTGAGCCCCACGATCAAATTTTTTCTTCCCAGCCAGGATAAGGGTACAAAATTTATCCTGCTTGGAGTCTTTTGCCAGATCACCGATCTGAGCAGCAGCTTTCCTGGCTTCTTTCCAATTATTGGAGCCCATGGTGGTTAAAGCTCTATCATACCAAAGATTTGTGGCCAGTGACACCAGTGAATCCGAATCGAATCCAGCCTTAATGGCTTCCTGGTAATACTTCCCTGCAGTCACCCGTTTCCCGGCTTTGAAGGCACTCTCATAGGCCAACCGATAGACCTTTCCATTGGCCTTGCCAGCTTCAATAATGGTCTCATAATGCTCCAGGGAAGCGCCATACTTACCCTCTTCAAACAGAGCTATTCCCGGTTTGATGTCTGGTCCTATCAGGGAGGCACAACCCATCAAAAACAAGCTCAAGAGAAATATGGCGACTCGTCTGGTGGTGTCTTTTGAAAACCTCATTTTTACCTCTATTCCAGTCCTAAACAAAAGCGAGGCATCTAATCCTCGCTTTAAATATCAATGAAATTATGGCGTGTTGCTTAATGCCAGGTCAATCGCCCCATAAATGTAGAAACATCCATCTCTTCTTTATAGAGTTTGACTACATCACCTGCATCTGCAGTGGCAGCGATGGACACCTCTTCTTTGTACTGTACTTTCACGACCACACTCACCCGGTCAATAGCGGTATTCGTTTTTTCTATAGCAGCACCGCTGGCAGCATATGCGACCAAGAGACATTCATCAAAGCGATTTCTACCTGATTTTAGAATTACCAGAAGCTGGAGAATAGTGTGTCCATCTTCCTCATAGGTTTTCATTTGAAAATCGGCATAGTCGACTTCGTAGCGATAACTCTTAAATATTTTTGAAGCTTCTTTGTACATAGCCGAACTGGATTGAGCCAGGCTAAGAGAAGAAAGGAGTAACAGATTTAGAACAATTATGGTCAGTTTTTTAAATTTCACGGTTTTCCTCCACCAATCAAGTTTTACGATTGGGCAATATACGTTTTGCTCGGTCTGAATCAAGCGATATGGGATGGCAACTATACAATTTCAAAGATTTAGAGAATTGCCTTACCATCCACTACAACGTGGTGGACTCGATTGCTAGCGTAGAAGTAGGGCAATTGGCGATAATTATCAGCTTGCCACAACACGGCATCTGCGCTCAATCCTGGGTAGATAGACCCTGTGGACTTCTCTATTCCCATGGATTTAGCAGCTCCTGAGGTGGCTGCCTGGAGTGCTTCAAGTGGCGTCAAATGAAGGTAAATCACTGCCAGCGTGAGAATAAATGGCATGGAAAGACTCATATTACTGCCGGGGTTGAAATCAGTGGCCAATGCCAGAGTCGCGCCTGCATCAAGAAGTTTTCTTGCTGGTGCCCAGGTGTTTGTACCCAGGAAGAATGTGGTTCCCGGCAATAGCGTCGCTACTGTATTTGAATCAGCCAGAGCTGAGATTCCTGCATCTGAAATTGCCATGAGATGATCGGCTGAGAGTGCTCCCATTTTTACAGCCAGCTCAGCGCCCCCGCTGGATACAAACTCATCGGCATGGAATTTTAATTGCATCCCATGTTTTCGAGCCGCAGTAAGGATTTTCTCAGTCT
This sequence is a window from Candidatus Neomarinimicrobiota bacterium. Protein-coding genes within it:
- a CDS encoding T9SS type A sorting domain-containing protein, whose protein sequence is MNLLITIIAIIFKKQKALDFVTIESYWLVAGFSFQLCFPLLAHCFSPDTLYSEPLLDGHIVHYYELGELIPSTYSSEMSVGDGLDWDFYPISTRAYLSFSIDSLDYTSESIVSAILRVYQLHSTGDNSSDVFPSFSGHNYPCLIDHITYGDTLDTVDWTAGDNGDAQTLQSGFGTISDSPENGYKEINILENITNDINSGRSKSQYRLRFRVEHDDDMYNDWLCFSASTYPPAYFTPAIIIEYDATNSISFNDSNSSSVLEQFIVYPNPTNSMMNISFWTSDQQAVKLDIYDLKGHALHSETLLSGRSGGSAKNISIARDLSLISGLYFISLRSGNDVIVQKVSIIK
- the plsY gene encoding glycerol-3-phosphate 1-O-acyltransferase PlsY — encoded protein: MIELLILILIAYLLGSTPTSIIVSKLKYKTDIREHGSGNAGATNIFRTFGWKPALFVTIIDVFKGWLPAYTAGHLHSESILFANNPDALMIIAGFAAVLGHTYTVFAGFKGGKGVGTLAGMLIALFPIALPICLLVFIITLISTGMVSLGSMLAASALPITLFIIEGINPEAPISLTLRIFSLLIPFFIIFTHRSNIKRIMDGSENRFEKAMIFKKKTEE
- a CDS encoding P-loop NTPase; the protein is MSEDKLKSLLQQVKYPGFNKDVVAFGLIQNVKESENSVELGVKFSSEKEDVRQEILSNIEKVLRGAGYEKVSIEIVQASTQPAPGTEAPEAPPSIPGVKYTIAVASGKGGVGKSTVAANLAAALRKQGHSVGILDLDVFGPSLPITMGVHEVPKVLEGNKLEPIRKYDMSLMSLGFLLTDSSPVIWRGAMVSKMVTQFLFDVNWGNLDYLILDLPPGTGDVQLTLVQRVALTGAVIVTTPQDLALKDVERGANMFEKVNTPVLGIIENMSYHVCTNCGHVSQIFSTGGGDKESNRLNVPLLAKIPLNEEIMRAGENGEPLVIHLPESEAAQMFRDVADKIHELVN
- a CDS encoding YfhL family 4Fe-4S dicluster ferredoxin translates to MSLTITDECINCGACEPECPNDAISEGDEFYEIDPELCTECKGHFDESQCVEVCPVDCIPMGVVESDEVLMARYAKLTG
- a CDS encoding DegV family EDD domain-containing protein, which gives rise to MKIAYLDGIRLYRVLYAGIQSLLDEEDYLNKINVFPVPDGDTGTNMAFTLMGIIEHIQPHSRLDLNELSDIVAEAALDNARGNSGVIMAQFFQGLSVGLKPYAEVNTSQFAEATKIAVDESYTALMNPVEGTILSVLRGWSDSFIEASKTSPDFQKVWKISLEAAQKALEYTPEQLQVLKDAGVVDAAGRGFLSILEGVMNFMDTGDIRKLPNIDTGFSNAALGLNEIDADSLSFPFCTECIIVGEDIPRDKLSQTMKPLGDSIVIAGSKHRAKVHIHTDDPRNLFDTLAKYGEIQQQKVDDMREQNKSVRSQQKIALVVDSTCDLPPDILEKHHIHVVPVRLNFGKEQYIDRVTITNDEFYAKLTDSKHHPQTSQPPPADFRRMYQFLSSHYESVISLHLPQVLSGTFQNASAALEKVKFKQHQTIIDSLSVSAGTGVIALELAEAIEQELSFPELTQLADDTIEKTNIFIALKTLDAVQKGGRLSVGKKRLIDLLGLNLVLSITRDGFLKPCGVTFGRKNIFKKFEKFVLKKARGKSIKRIGIVHGVNPDTAEALKVVFESTYPEAQVFVSDFCPALGVHAGVGAIGIALQYH
- a CDS encoding DUF59 domain-containing protein, with amino-acid sequence MVNKNTILEALRKVYDPEIPVNLVDLGLIYDTSIENGKVNITMTLTATACPMHTVISQNVKAAVEALDGVNEAVVDVVWEPRWNPEMISPEGRIAMGME